A section of the Rossellomorea marisflavi genome encodes:
- a CDS encoding P27 family phage terminase small subunit: protein MARKTSQAQRKRIEADLLDQLKEREISGEHFFDLVQVYLSMWDLTNSLIEDIEKEGPKVAGMHGPKSNPAINDLNKTNAQMLKILSELGLKAAANFDGDDDDDDW from the coding sequence ATGGCCAGGAAAACGAGCCAAGCCCAGAGAAAAAGAATTGAAGCAGATTTGCTTGATCAACTTAAGGAAAGAGAAATATCTGGTGAGCACTTTTTTGACTTGGTTCAGGTGTACCTATCGATGTGGGATTTAACAAATTCACTGATAGAAGATATCGAAAAGGAAGGTCCAAAGGTTGCTGGAATGCATGGTCCAAAGTCAAATCCAGCTATAAATGACCTGAACAAAACCAATGCTCAAATGTTAAAGATCTTGTCGGAGCTAGGACTCAAAGCTGCCGCGAACTTTGATGGTGATGACGACGATGACGACTGGTAA
- a CDS encoding DinB family protein, protein MSCKSILDQIELAISTTIDMVGTLSEADLQKRPTLDKHSIGELLEHIAIICEADWRISKEASEKEMQSFYAGVSYKTLDDIKEGLIKNFNALKTNYMQLTVEQLNKQTTSYWGATYTRYEWLIEILAHVYHHRGQLHAMLVHCSKKDPKIILFN, encoded by the coding sequence TTGAGCTGTAAGAGCATTTTGGATCAGATTGAATTAGCAATAAGTACAACTATTGATATGGTAGGGACTCTAAGTGAAGCCGACTTACAAAAGAGACCTACTCTTGATAAACATTCAATAGGGGAACTACTAGAGCACATTGCAATAATTTGTGAAGCTGATTGGCGGATTTCTAAGGAAGCTTCAGAAAAAGAAATGCAGAGTTTTTATGCTGGTGTTTCTTACAAAACATTAGATGACATAAAAGAGGGCTTAATTAAAAATTTCAATGCATTAAAAACCAACTATATGCAACTAACAGTTGAACAATTGAATAAACAAACTACTTCTTACTGGGGTGCTACCTATACCCGTTATGAATGGTTAATTGAAATTCTTGCCCATGTCTATCACCATCGAGGTCAATTACATGCAATGCTAGTTCACTGCTCCAAGAAAGATCCAAAAATCATACTTTTCAACTAA
- a CDS encoding ArpU family phage packaging/lysis transcriptional regulator gives MLGKQLFMLPEIDREKTKAAVETALENYRFFLLAIPESNLPKLTASYSLVPPAFSNQFHSSTEQTVINRVDQEIAQKKHIEWVLMGVNRLNKVEREIIYKRYLNDDEMYDYELYNELGMSERRYYRIKARIFYKLAFALKIEQYKHPL, from the coding sequence ATGTTGGGAAAACAATTGTTTATGCTTCCTGAAATCGACCGAGAAAAGACTAAAGCTGCTGTTGAAACCGCATTAGAGAATTATCGATTTTTCCTGCTTGCGATACCTGAAAGTAACCTTCCGAAGTTGACTGCATCATACTCCTTAGTTCCACCCGCATTCTCAAATCAGTTTCATTCATCTACTGAACAGACTGTTATTAATCGTGTGGATCAGGAAATCGCTCAGAAGAAGCACATTGAATGGGTCCTTATGGGGGTAAACCGACTGAACAAGGTGGAGCGTGAAATTATTTACAAACGTTACCTTAATGATGATGAAATGTATGATTATGAGCTTTACAACGAACTGGGAATGAGCGAAAGAAGGTATTATCGGATAAAGGCTAGAATATTCTATAAGTTAGCCTTTGCGCTAAAAATTGAGCAATATAAGCACCCTCTATAG
- a CDS encoding HNH endonuclease, with the protein MTTEEIRLLIANDRIDKFYNRGAWRRKSKDILKRDNNECQIHKRRGKYARAQNVHHIKELKDFPEFAYDDENLEAVCIQCHNELHPEKLERFKKNEKEFINEERW; encoded by the coding sequence ATGACGACAGAAGAAATCAGGTTGCTCATTGCCAATGATCGCATTGATAAGTTCTATAACCGAGGAGCATGGCGAAGGAAGAGCAAGGATATCCTGAAGCGGGACAACAATGAATGTCAGATCCACAAGCGCAGAGGAAAGTACGCAAGGGCTCAAAACGTCCATCACATTAAGGAGCTCAAGGACTTTCCGGAGTTTGCTTACGACGATGAGAACTTAGAGGCGGTGTGCATCCAATGTCACAATGAGCTTCATCCAGAGAAGCTTGAACGGTTCAAGAAGAACGAGAAGGAATTTATAAATGAAGAGAGGTGGTGA